The segment GCTGAAAGTCCATTATGCTCGCCCCAACGAGGAGCACATCGTCTCTCCAGCGCGGCAGAACTGGGTAGCGCTTCACCCTGCCGTGGCCGTGCCTCTCAAAGAAGCTCAGGAACTTCTCGCGCATCTCCTCCAAGGTGTACTTCTTAGGTATTCCCGGCTTTCCTATGAAGGCGTACTCGTCACAGGGCGGGTCGCCGCAGGTCTCCCTGTCTGGATCGAGCGTCCAGAAGGGCTTACCGCACACTTTACACGTTTTTCGTATCCATCCTTCCTCTTCAAACATTTTAGTGGTCATGTCCATGCTCATGATCCTCACCTTCTTACTCCTAAGCCTATGCTACGGTGATGCTAAAAAAGACTTTCGTTTGAACTTCATTTCTTCCCTTCAGCACCCTTTTCCTGGAAGTAGTAGAGCACCCCCTCGTTCAGGAAGAAGTAGATGCTTTCGTCGGGGTCGTGGATCACGCGTTTGTTCATATCTATGGCGGCTTCAACAAGATCGGTAAGAGAAGCCAGCTTCACCCTCTCGGCGGGCAGGCGCTTAGGGAGGCTTCCCGAGCTTATCCACTTGGCAAGCTTTTTCTTTTCCCGCTCAAGTTTCATCTCCTCGACGTTGTATGCCGTTGGGTCGAACTTCCAGCCTGCAACCACCACAATTCCCGAAAGAACACCAAAGAGCACTGAGAGTGCCAGGAACAAGGCACGTCTTCTTTGATTTACGACCCGGGTTTCGGTAATAGTCTCGGTAAACGTCTGGGTGCCGTTTTTCAGGTCACCCGTGATGCTGTAAAACCCCTCATAAGGGAAGCTTATACTACCCCTGAACTCCTGAGTGCCCTCCACTGGTCTGCCGTTAACGGTGCCGGAGTACCTGATCCTCCCGATGAGCTCAACCCCGACGTTCTCCCTGGGAAGCCTCAGGATGTTCCTGGTGAGCTCTATCCTGTTAAAGACATCACTGACGTTGAGAAGCAGCCTATCCACGAAGGAGCTCCCCGTTGAGGAGTTAGAAATCGCCCGGTACGTCTCCTCCACAACCCTCTCCTTGTCGTAGGAGAGATAGTAAACAACCCTCAGCTCCCTCTCGAATCTGACGTTGACGTTCTCCCCGCTTATGTTAAAGTGAAGCTCCACCTCGGCCGCAGGCATTATGGACACGGGGTATATCGGCAGTCCAACTCTTCTTCCAACGTCCCATATTGGGTTGGGCTGAACTACAACGCCCTTTCCTTCAATCCCACCCGACCAGAGGTACAGGGTTCTGGTGACCGTATCCTTCGTGGCAACCGCTGTCGGAGTCGTGATGTACGCGTACCCAAAAGCCACCGCCAGAAGCAGAAAGATCACGGTTAGAGGCACCCAACGCCGTTTTATCCGAGAGAGCAGGTTATATTCCCAGAGTTCCATGGTGCCGCCTCCTTACCCGGCTTTTTATATCCGGGAACTCCCTCACCCACAGGGGAAACGTTACGAGCGTCAGCAGGAGGGATATTATAACGTTCAGCGATTCAAGTATAAAAGGATTGACCTCGTACGCCCTGACCAGCCACATCACGGGGAGGACTGAGTTAACGGCAAGTTCGTAGTCTCCGGCGTACGTTTCACCCGGAGGGAGGTAGACGTAGTCGGGCACGTCTTTTCTAAGCAGGAGAACTGGGAACGTGCCCGTATTAGTGACCCCCCGGGTTGTTGTCTCCAGCAGTGGATGGAGCATTATGGTAAGCACGGCGAGGGAGATAACGAATATTCCAACAGCCCGCAGGGGAAGCACTTCCTCCACGGTCCTCGACCTCCAGCGTTTCAGCTTCTCTTCCTGTCTTTCAGTCTTTGGAGAGTATCTCATAAGGTACGAGAGCTCGCTGTACAGAACTACGAGACCTGGAACAACTACGAGAAGGAAATACACAGCGAGTTTGACAGTCCTGTCAGGATTGTGCCTTGTGAGATATCCGAGGTAGGGAACCGAGAATACAGCCTTCCCAACGACGTTCTCTGAAGGAACCAAAAAGGGGTCAAGATCGTCGTTGTTGTCGCCCTTGGTCTGAAAGTACCTGCGGCTCCCGTTGGTGATCACATCAACGACCCTGTGGGTGACCAGTGTTTTCCTGTCTTTAGCATCGGGGGGGTGAAACGCTATGACGTCCCCAACTCCCACCGTGCTGTGATCAACCCTCTCAACGACCACCATGTCTCCCGGGTTGAAGAGGGGCTGCATGCTCCCGCTGAGAACCACGAGGAGGTCAAGATTCCCCAAGTGGGGAAGGAGAATAAAGGCTGGTGCAAGGAAAACGAGGAGTACGAGGTATTTTACCCTCATCGGGCTACACCCACTTAAACTTGATGCACGGGATGAGGTAGATTTCCTCAACGTGGTCGTCGAAGACGAAGGTTATTTCAAAGGCGGCCGAAACTACAGACCCGAACCCAAGCTCAAGGGGATGAGGCCCGCCCCCCAGCGCCACCCCAATTTCAACCTCCGCAGGGGAGGTGGAGTTGACATTAAACGTCCTATTGTCTATCTTCAGGTAGTTAAGCCTTCCGCCACCCCACCATTTCACGACAACCCCCTTAAGAACGACGTCCCTGCCCATGTTGTCAACATATACGCCGCTGAGAACCGCCTCACTGCATATTCTTCTGAAGCACTCGGGGGAGTGTTCCAGACTATCAGGGTCGTTTTTTGCGGTGGATATTATCCCTTCAACCTCGGAGACATCCGAACTGCCGCCATGATCACAGCAGGGGACGTGGCAGAGAAAAGTGAGCGTCGCGTTTTCATAAAGAATGGTGACGCTGGAGGGCGGGATCGCGGCGGTCAGTTCAGCAGTTATGGTCTCGGTGTCGGAGAAGTAGGAAAAAGAAGCCTGATTGATGTAGAGAGAAAAGAGCACCACAACGAGGGGAATGAGCAGGAGCTTTCTCATTTTACCTCACCACCAGTGCCGAGAGTAGCGAGAGTGACACCGCAAGGGCGATCACAACGAGTGCCATCTTACTAACCACTTCGATTCCCCTGAGAATCTGCGAGTAGGATACCTGGGCAGAGGCCAGGCGATCCACCAGGACGTTCGCGTAGTTCACCAGCGAGTTGTTTGAGACATCGATCAGCGGTATGTCGATGGAAGCCGTGCTGGTGTTCGAAGGTTTGGGCGTTTCGGTCCTCCCTTCCATGAGGAGGATTGGATTGGAGCCAGAGGCCTGACTAGTCCCATAAATCATTGTGGTGTACACCAGAAAGCCCATAACAACAAAAAGAAAGATTATGGAAAGCGACCTCATCGGCCCGACCCTCAGGTCTCCTGTTCAAGCTTGACGTGTACGGTCATAATGCAATAGTCGCCTTGCCAGTAGTTCTGGGGCTTCCCTGTGTCAATAATCTGGAATTCAAGCTCAAACGCGGTGTATCCCGAAATCAAACTGGGATTTCCCTCTGTTTGTGGTGGGTAAAGGCCCGTGATCTCCTGTTGGGATAGGTCATAGAGGGTTATATTTCCATCGTTATCCACATCCTGAATGTAAGTGTTATCCCAGTCGTTACCCGAGTTCCAGACTATGAGGATGTTAGGATTGTTGCCGGTGCCATCACTATACTTTATCTGAGTAACTTTGATTTCCTTGAGCCAGCTCCCTACTCCCGTCAGATCCGTATCAGACTCGGGACCGGGGTTGTCCCCGTCAGCTGGATTTCCATTGTCGTCCTCGTGACAGTCAAAGGTGAACCAGACCTTCACGTTACCTGCATCAACGTCCCCTATGTTATATATCTTTATTTCTCCGTCACCTGTTGTTAACCCTGGCTGACCTGGGTATCCGTTGCTTATTATCCACTGACCGTTTGGGTCAAGGATAGTGTTTGTAATAAGGAGGTCAAGCGTTCCGAGCTCTATGTAGTTGCCGCTGCTGGTCTCCGTATCCTGATAGACCGCCCATGTGCCGTAGCCCATCACTGCAACCAGCAGGCCGATGAGGAGGAAAGTTACTGCAATGCTCCGCATTGCTGGTCACCCCTGTAAAGAACTAAAGGGGATCAGCTCTGCTCAAGCAGGAAGTCCATATCAAAGGTAACGCTATCGCCCTGTATTCCGTTGTCGGCGTTTGAGTCAATTTCCCAATCGACCTGTATGTTCACACTCTGTCCGGCGGTAAGTGAACCGAGATCCAGCTGCTGTCCCTCCAAGTTTGCCAGAGTGTCAGTTATAACTGGGTTCCCGCTGGTGTCATAGATGGTGAGAATAACTGCATTTTCAATACTCCAAGTGCCTGAATCAACTGAGTTTGGAGTATTCTCTGCAGGATTGACATTTGAGATTGTCACGTAGAGATGTCCATCAACGGTACCATCGTTAGACACTGCGATTGTCCAGCTCCCTGAGTCACCGGGTGCAACACCATCACCGTCAACACTCTGGGTAACACTGCCAGCTCCGTTGACGCTCAAGTCGAGGGTTCCCGCCATAATGTAGTTGCCGCTGCTGGTCTCGGTGTCGCTGAAGTACGCCCAGGTTCCTGCGCCAAGCCCCATCACTACCATACCTACCAAAACCAAACTCAGCAGTGCACCTTTCATTTTCGAACACCTCCGAAAGGGCCCCTTCATACCAGGGCCCTTAGTAAATATCCAATTTCACATATTTAAGGAAGAAGAAACGCTCTTTCTTAGTTGGATTACGGAACAATGTTACGGAACAGTGTTCAGTTGATTTGAGGCCTTATTTTAGTCTTAGAGCAAACTTTCCATACTGAACAGATCATCCAATTCCCTGATTATTGTAAAAAACTCCCTCAGAAAGGCCTGCCCCTTATCGGTTGCCCTGTAAATTTTCCTGTTGTTCTCGACGATCTCCACAAGGTAGCCCTTCCTGAGGAGGTACTTTATGTAGCCGCTTGCCAGCTTAAAGTTCAGGTTTGCCCTGTAAACTATCTGGGTTTTGGTTGCACCGGTGCCGTTGGTAGAGCGCAGTATATCTGCTATTATCTCAACCTTCGACCTTCTCACAGCAATCACCCCAGTACCGATGTAATCGGAGACATTTGAGTCAAGTGGATTACACAAAACAGATTGTATCAATCATGGTTGAACCGTTTAGATTAAATTGTCATGTTATTTAAGCTTTGCGTATATTATAACGATTTGGATGTTTTTTCAGCCAAGTACATTCCAAAGAAAGATGTGTATTGCAAAAAATATAACAATAACCTCCAGATGTAGCCCAAGTTACATCCAGTGTTACAAAAACGGCAACACCGTAACCATATTACTGAACAATATTCCCTTAAATCCGACAAAACTTTGTAGTTATTCCAACGAATTATAGTGGTGTTATCATAGGGCAAAATTGGATAACGTTAACCATCACTCCTCAAGGTCATCCTCATCCAGGAGTATTATCGGGAACTTGACCTTCTTCAGCAGTTCGACCATCTTCTTGTAGGTTCTCTTTTGAACTTCAAGCTTATGCCTCAGGCTGGCGTTCTCTATGGCGAGTCGATTGGCCTCATCGACCTTCAGGTTGAGCTGCATACGGAGTTCGATTATCTCCTCCTCAAGCTCTCGAATTGAACGCTCAAGACGTTCAATCTCCTCCAGATACTCACGGCAGATGCGCTTTCGTATCATTGTGGTCAGCCCCGCGAAACCTCATCACCACTCAGGGGGCTCCAGACTCATCATCCCGGCGGTA is part of the Thermococcus sp. genome and harbors:
- a CDS encoding DUF5305 family protein; protein product: MIFLLLAVAFGYAYITTPTAVATKDTVTRTLYLWSGGIEGKGVVVQPNPIWDVGRRVGLPIYPVSIMPAAEVELHFNISGENVNVRFERELRVVYYLSYDKERVVEETYRAISNSSTGSSFVDRLLLNVSDVFNRIELTRNILRLPRENVGVELIGRIRYSGTVNGRPVEGTQEFRGSISFPYEGFYSITGDLKNGTQTFTETITETRVVNQRRRALFLALSVLFGVLSGIVVVAGWKFDPTAYNVEEMKLEREKKKLAKWISSGSLPKRLPAERVKLASLTDLVEAAIDMNKRVIHDPDESIYFFLNEGVLYYFQEKGAEGKK
- a CDS encoding signal peptidase I — its product is MRVKYLVLLVFLAPAFILLPHLGNLDLLVVLSGSMQPLFNPGDMVVVERVDHSTVGVGDVIAFHPPDAKDRKTLVTHRVVDVITNGSRRYFQTKGDNNDDLDPFLVPSENVVGKAVFSVPYLGYLTRHNPDRTVKLAVYFLLVVVPGLVVLYSELSYLMRYSPKTERQEEKLKRWRSRTVEEVLPLRAVGIFVISLAVLTIMLHPLLETTTRGVTNTGTFPVLLLRKDVPDYVYLPPGETYAGDYELAVNSVLPVMWLVRAYEVNPFILESLNVIISLLLTLVTFPLWVREFPDIKSRVRRRHHGTLGI
- a CDS encoding TasA family protein, translating into MKGALLSLVLVGMVVMGLGAGTWAYFSDTETSSGNYIMAGTLDLSVNGAGSVTQSVDGDGVAPGDSGSWTIAVSNDGTVDGHLYVTISNVNPAENTPNSVDSGTWSIENAVILTIYDTSGNPVITDTLANLEGQQLDLGSLTAGQSVNIQVDWEIDSNADNGIQGDSVTFDMDFLLEQS
- a CDS encoding winged helix-turn-helix domain-containing protein, with the translated sequence MRRSKVEIIADILRSTNGTGATKTQIVYRANLNFKLASGYIKYLLRKGYLVEIVENNRKIYRATDKGQAFLREFFTIIRELDDLFSMESLL